The following proteins are co-located in the Hevea brasiliensis isolate MT/VB/25A 57/8 chromosome 11, ASM3005281v1, whole genome shotgun sequence genome:
- the LOC110658476 gene encoding uncharacterized protein LOC110658476: MVLPASHIVLPTAGTTQGTVEICDELHIFSTAEHFHEIKLMSIEESELPAKKENPQKEKQISVDPISLRESSRREASFNLILSPIVTPPDGPPPLPLLKPPLISCSLPNSACSSPRFSFALLKKKWKNESQASPRQIDRLAYQHSAAYPHLSQQEVNLRRSKSCAEGRISGPADELDLWFSKSNVEKYETRHQANFSEPEANKDDHKDGKKVDPNDDGFKCGALCMYLPGFGKGKPVRSKKEQVGAEVGNIISRTVSLEKFECGSWASSAIINDHEDGDSMNRYFDLPLELIRTSVNDATSPVAAAFVFDKDHKGVLKNSSTKATNRKSHESPRHVRFSSPTSYPASPAACITPRLRKAREDFNAFLEAQSA; the protein is encoded by the coding sequence ATGGTTCTCCCAGCTTCACATATTGTGCTTCCAACTGCAGGCACCACCCAGGGAACGGTTGAAATTTGTGATGAGCTACACATCTTTTCTACTGCTGAACACTTCCATGAGATCAAACTCATGTCGATTGAAGAATCTGAGCTGCCAGCCAAAAAGGAGAATCCGCAGAAGGAGAAGCAGATTTCGGTGGATCCCATATCTTTGAGAGAATCATCAAGGAGAGAGGCTAGTTTCAATTTAATATTGTCGCCTATTGTCACTCCTCCAGATGGACCACCGCCTCTACCACTCTTGAAACCACCACTTATAAGTTGCAGTCTTCCCAACTCGGCCTGCTCGTCTCCTCGATTCAGCTTCGCTTTGTTGAAGAAGAAATGGAAGAATGAAAGCCAAGCATCACCTCGTCAAATTGACCGTCTGGCCTATCAACATTCTGCAGCATACCCTCATCTCTCTCAGCAGGAAGTTAATTTGAGGAGAAGCAAGTCTTGTGCAGAAGGAAGAATTTCTGGACCAGCTGATGAACTTGATCTTTGGTTCAGCAAATCGAATGTCGAAAAATATGAAACCAGGCATCAGGCAAACTTCTCCGAACCTGAGGCCAACAAAGATGATCACAAGGATGGTAAGAAAGTGGATCCTAATGATGATGGATTTAAATGTGGTGCCCTTTGCATGTACCTTCCAGGCTTTGGCAAGGGAAAACCAGTGAGATCAAAGAAAGAACAAGTGGGAGCAGAGGTCGGAAACATAATATCCAGGACAGTTTCTCTGGAAAAATTTGAATGTGGTTCATGGGCTTCATCAGCTATCATAAATGACCATGAAGATGGAGACTCCATGAATCGTTACTTTGATTTACCACTGGAGCTGATCCGAACTAGTGTGAATGATGCAACTTCTCCAGTTGCTGCTGCATTTGTCTTTGACAAGGATCATAAAGGGGTTCTCAAGAACAGTTCAACAAAAGCAACAAACAGAAAGTCCCATGAATCTCCACGCCATGTTCGGTTTTCATCTCCCACATCTTACCCTGCCTCGCCGGCTGCTTGCATTACGCCTCGCCTGCGCAAGGCAAGGGAGGACTTCAATGCCTTCTTGGAAGCCCAGAGCGCATGA